The DNA window GATGTAGAGGACGCTGACGGCAAGCGTGGTGCCGGTCGCGCTGGAGATCGGCTCGGCATCGCCGAAGGCGGCGAGCAGCGCGGCGATCGGAATGACCGACAGCAGGATGGTGCCGCCGACGATGGTGATCGGAAGGTCGCGTTCGGTGATCGGGAGGCTCGCGCCTTCGCCGGCGCGGCGCGTGCGGTTGGCGGCAAGCGCGCCCTTGAGCCCGCTGACGATCGGGCCGAGCACTTTCAGCAGCGTCCAGATGGCGGCGACGCCGATCGCGCCGGCGCCGACCAGCCGGACCTGGCTACGGAAGGTGGTCGCGACGAAGTCGGCGAGCTCCGTCCCCGCGGGCGCGCCGCCGGCGGTGAAGATCGGCAGCAGAACGAGATAGCCGATGACCACGCCGACCAGCATCGCCAGGCCGACGGTGATGCCGATCAGGTGACCGACGCCGATGTAAGCGAGGGACAGGCCGGCGGTGAGCGTGGTCGCGCCGGAGCCGAGCTTGAAGGTGGTGGTCGCTTCCTCCGCGAACAGGCGCATCTTGGCGAGCAGCACATAGCCCGCGGCGACCAGCGAGCCGAAGATGATCGCCGCAAGACCGCGGCGGTTTTCTTCCTCGCCGCCGACGCCGCCGCCGACCTTGAGCACTTCGGCGGCCGCGACGCCTTCCGGATAAGGAAGGGTCGAGCCGGTAACGAGCGCGCGCCTCAGCGGCACCGAATACATGACGCCGAGCACGCCGCCGGTGGCGATCACGGCGACCGACAGCCAATAGGGGAAGCCGGTCCACCAGCCGACCATGACGAGACCGGGGAGGACGAAGACGATCGCCGACAGCGTGCCCGCGGACGAGGCGATGGTCTGGACGATATTGTTTTCCTGGATCGTTGAATCGCGGAAGGCCTTCAGCACCGCCATCGAGATGACGGCGGCGGGAATCGAGGTGGCGAAGGTGAGGCCGGCGCGAAGGCCGAGATAGACGTTCGCGGCGGTGAAGAGGATTGTCAGCAGGGCGCCGAGGATGACGCCGCGCAGCGTCAGTTCCTTGACATTGTCGCCGGTGCGCAGCGGAGCTTCGCTCGCCATCTTACTCCCCCTTCAGATTGTTGCATTCGCCCGCTGCCGGCGTCGAATGGCGGCGGATCGCCAGCCAGCGGTCGCCCTCCCGCACCCAAACGTCGGTCAGCAGCACGCAGTCTTCGATGATGCGGCCGAGATATTTCAGGCGCCACCGCGCGTGGACGGTGCCGATCAACACATTGTCGAGCGCAGTGGCGTCGAGCACGTTGAACTCGATCGTGTCGACCTCGCGCCGCTGAATCGCTTCGATCCAATCGTCGCGGTGCATCATGAACGGCCCGGTCGAACGGGTGCCGATGAGCACGAAATCCCGGTGCACCATCGCGCTCAGGCGCTCCACGTCCTTGCTGCACAAGGCGTCGCGCCAATCGCGCTCGAGCTGTCCGATCACCTCACAAGTGTCAGCCACACATGCTCCTCTCCCGCAGCTTCTTTACGGCTGCACGCGCACAAAGCGAATCCTCGTTCATGACCCCCGCCATCATCGGCCGCGCAGCAGTCCCCCAAGAATGCCGCGAAGCAGCTGGTTGCCGAGCTGCCGGCCGATCGAGCTCGCCGCAGCGCGGCCGGCCGACTGGATCATCTTGTCGGCCATCGACGGCTTGGCGGCTTCGCGCCGCTGCTGGGCATCGAGCTTTGCCTGTTCCTTGGCGGCCTGGGCGTCGCGCTTGGCCTGCTCTGCCGCGGCCTTGTCGGCTTCGGTCTTCGCCTTTGCCGCAGTCTCGGCGGCGGCGGCTTCCGCGGCCTTGGCGCCGAGCAGCTCCTTGGCCGATGCATTGTCGACGCGCGTGTCGTACTTCGCACCGACCAGGTCGCTTGCGGTCAGCACCTGCCGTTCCTGCGCGGACAGCGGCCCGATGCGGCTCGACGGCGCCTTGATCAGCACCCGCTGAACCGGGGCGGGCGCGCCGTCGGGCTGAAGCAGGGACACGAGCGCTTCGCCAATGCGGAGCTCGGTGATCGCGCTTTCCACGTCGATCGCCGGGTTCGGGCGGAAGGTGTCGGCCGCGGCGCGGACGGCTTGCTGGTCGCGCGGGGTGAAGGCGTTGAGCTTGTGCTGCACGCGGTTGCCGAGCTGCGCCGCGACCTTGTCAGGAATGTCGATTGGGTTCTGGGTAATGAAGTAGACGCCGACGCCCTTGGAGCGGATCAGCCGCACGACCTGCTCGACCTTTTCGAGCAGCGCCGGCGGCGCGTCGGTGAAAAGGAGGTGGGCTTCGTCGAAGAAGAAGCAGAGCTTGGGCACGGCGACGTCGCCGACTTCCGGCAGGTCCTCGAACAGCTCCGAAAGCAGCCACAGAAGGAAGGTCGAATAGAGCCGTGGGCTCTGCATCAGCCGGTCGGCGGCAAGGATGTTGACGATGCCGCGGCCGCTGTCGTCGACCGTCAGGAAATCAGCGAGGTCGAGCGCGGGCTCACCGAAGAAATGGTCGCCGCCCTGCGCGCGAAGCTGCAGCAGCGAACGCTGGATGGCGCCGACGGACTGCTTCGAAACATTGCCATATTCGAGCGTCAGCTCGTTCGCGCGCTCGCCGACATTGACCAGCATCGCCTGCAAATCGTCGAGGTCAACGAGCGCCAGATGCTCCTTGTCGGCGACGTGGAAGGCGATGTTGAGCACGCCTTCCTGCACGTCGTTGAGGTTCATCAGCCGCGCGAGCAGCAGCGGGCCCATTTCGGTGACGGTGGTGCGGACGGCATGGCCCTGCTCCCCGAACAGGTCCCAAAGCTGGACCGGGCAATCGGCATATTGCCAGCCGGCCTGTCCGATCTCCTCGGCGCGGGCCTTGAAGATGTCGTGGGTCTTGGCGGTCGGCGAGCCCGGCATGGCGAGGCCGGCAAGGTCGCCTTTAACGTCGGCGACGAAGGTCGGGACGCCGGCGGCGGAGAAGCCCTCGACGATGCCCTGGAGGGTGACGGTCTTGCCGGTGCCGGTCGCGCCGGCGATCAAGCCATGGCGGTTGGCGCGGCCGAGCTCCAGCGATTGCGGGTTCGCTCCGCCGGCTTCGGCGCCGATGAAAATCCGGCTGTCGGTCACTGCTTCACCTCCGCCGCCGCACTTTGCCTAGCGGCGGCGAAGGCGCAAGAGCGGCTTAGCGGGTGCCGATGCCGATCGCGACGAAGGCTTCCGGCGAGTTGCCGCGCTTGATCAGCAGGAGCGCGCTCGAGCGGCCTGCCTTGCGTGCGGCATCGACGCCGGCAATGACCTGGGCCGGCGCAGTCACCGGCTGGTTGTTCACCGACATGATGAGGTCGCCGCGGCGGAGGCCCTGTTCGGCGGCGTCGCTGTTCGGGTCGACCGCGGTGATGATCACGCCGCGCGCGGTGGCCGGCAGGTTGGCCGAACGCGCAAGCTCCGGAGTCAGCGGCGCGAGCGAAAGGCCGAGCGTCTTCT is part of the Sphingomicrobium sp. genome and encodes:
- a CDS encoding helicase HerA-like domain-containing protein, giving the protein MTDSRIFIGAEAGGANPQSLELGRANRHGLIAGATGTGKTVTLQGIVEGFSAAGVPTFVADVKGDLAGLAMPGSPTAKTHDIFKARAEEIGQAGWQYADCPVQLWDLFGEQGHAVRTTVTEMGPLLLARLMNLNDVQEGVLNIAFHVADKEHLALVDLDDLQAMLVNVGERANELTLEYGNVSKQSVGAIQRSLLQLRAQGGDHFFGEPALDLADFLTVDDSGRGIVNILAADRLMQSPRLYSTFLLWLLSELFEDLPEVGDVAVPKLCFFFDEAHLLFTDAPPALLEKVEQVVRLIRSKGVGVYFITQNPIDIPDKVAAQLGNRVQHKLNAFTPRDQQAVRAAADTFRPNPAIDVESAITELRIGEALVSLLQPDGAPAPVQRVLIKAPSSRIGPLSAQERQVLTASDLVGAKYDTRVDNASAKELLGAKAAEAAAAETAAKAKTEADKAAAEQAKRDAQAAKEQAKLDAQQRREAAKPSMADKMIQSAGRAAASSIGRQLGNQLLRGILGGLLRGR
- a CDS encoding oligopeptide transporter, OPT family yields the protein MASEAPLRTGDNVKELTLRGVILGALLTILFTAANVYLGLRAGLTFATSIPAAVISMAVLKAFRDSTIQENNIVQTIASSAGTLSAIVFVLPGLVMVGWWTGFPYWLSVAVIATGGVLGVMYSVPLRRALVTGSTLPYPEGVAAAEVLKVGGGVGGEEENRRGLAAIIFGSLVAAGYVLLAKMRLFAEEATTTFKLGSGATTLTAGLSLAYIGVGHLIGITVGLAMLVGVVIGYLVLLPIFTAGGAPAGTELADFVATTFRSQVRLVGAGAIGVAAIWTLLKVLGPIVSGLKGALAANRTRRAGEGASLPITERDLPITIVGGTILLSVIPIAALLAAFGDAEPISSATGTTLAVSVLYILVAGVLIAAVCGYMAGLIGASNSPISGVGILAVLGISLLLAALFPTASGASTQALIAFALFVTALVFGVATISNDNLQDLKTGQLVGATPWRQQLSLIFGVLFGALVIPPVLDLLNGTFGFQGAPGAGEGALAAPQAALISTLAQGVLGGTLQWDLLGLGALIGVGVIVIDELLRRTKRGALPALAVGMGIYLPFAVTGLIIVGAVLGHFYNRWAERQANPAFAERLGVLTATGLIVGDSLFNVAFAGLVAGSDDPEVLAMLEPQWWQMPLGLLAFAAVIALLYGWTRRRAAEPLGA
- a CDS encoding nuclear transport factor 2 family protein, producing the protein MADTCEVIGQLERDWRDALCSKDVERLSAMVHRDFVLIGTRSTGPFMMHRDDWIEAIQRREVDTIEFNVLDATALDNVLIGTVHARWRLKYLGRIIEDCVLLTDVWVREGDRWLAIRRHSTPAAGECNNLKGE